The genomic segment ACTGCTCCTTCAAACCTTGAATCTTCTACACCGTAGTCATAGCAATAATCCATCAATTTACAATTACCAGCAGCTTCACAGGTCATACAATCCTTCGGATGGTTTGCAAGGAGTAATTCTAAAATATGCTGACGGGATTTTATCACTTTTTCACTTTTTGTATTTATTACCATACCCTCTTGTACTGGATAAACGCAGGAAGCAGGTAAATTTTTATGACCTTCTATTTCTACAACACAAATTCTACAAGAACCGGTATTACTTATTGCAGGGTGATGACAAAGGGTTGGAATTTCAATCCCTGCCAATTTAGCAGCTTCCAATACAGTACTGTTTTTAGGAACAGAAACTTTCTTTCCATCTATTATGATTGATACATGTTCCATTTCATCACTTCCTTTCATCTACTGTATTAACCTTTAAAAATGGCGTTAAATTTACATTTTTCTACACAAGCACCACATTTGATACAAACTTCTGGATTAATTTCATGAAGTTTTTTAACTTCACCTTTAATGGCGTTCACAGGACAAACCCTTACACAGGCTGTACATCCGATACATTTTTCTGGATCTATTTTATATGTCGTTAGAGCTGCACAAAGACCTGCAGGACAGCGTTTTTCGTTAATGTGGGCTTCATATTCACTTCTAAAGTACTTAATTGTACTTAAAATTGGGTTTGGAGCCGTTTGACCTAGACCGCAAAGGGAAGTTAATTTTACCGTTTCACCAATTTCTTCTAACAGTTCAATATCTCCTTCTCTTCCATTACCTTCAGTAATTCTTTCTAGAATTTCTAACATCCTTTTGGTACCTTCTCTACAAGGTGTACATTTACCACAGGATTCCGCTTGGGTGAAGTTTAAGAAGAATTTAGCTAAATCCACCATACATGTAGTGTCATCCATTACCACAAGACCACCAGAACCCATCATAGCACCGGCATCAAGTAGAGAATCGTAGTCAATAGGTAAATCTAATAATTCTTCAGGTATACAACCACCAGATGGACCTCCGATTTGCACTGCTTTGAATTTTCTATTGTTGGTAATTCCACCACCGATATCATAGATGATTTCCCTAATGGTAATTCCCATAGGAACTTCTGCAAGACCGGTGTTGTTGATTTTACCTGTTAATGCAAAAACTTTAGTTCCTTTACTTTTTTCAGTTCCTAAAGATGCAAACCAGTCGGCACCTTTTTCATAAATTACAGGAACATTGGCAAAGGTTTCAACATTGTTAATATTTGAAGGCTTATCCCACAATCCTTTAACTGCAGGGAATGGAGGCCTTGGCCTTGGCATACCTCTTTTACCTTCAATAGAGGCCATTAAAGCTGTTTCTTCACCACATACAAAGGCTCCAGCACCTTCTTTAATGTGTAAAGTGAAATTAAACCCTGTTCCTAAGATATCTTCACCTAATAATCCGTATTCTTCTGCTTGTTTGATCGCTGTTTTTAGTCGCTTAATAGCTAATGGATATTCTGCCCTTACATATACATAACCTTCGTCGGCACCAATAGCATATCCGGCAATTATCATACCTTCAATTAAGCTATGGGGGTCACCTTCTAGGATACTTCTGTCCATAAAGGCACCGGGGTCACCTTCATCGGCATTACAGATTACATATTTTTTATCACTTTGACTTTTGCTAGCAAATTCCCATTTCAACCCTGTAGGGAATCCACCGCCACCTCTACCCCTTAATCCAGATTTTTTCATTTCTTCTATAACTTCTTGGGGTGTCATTTGAGTTAAAACTTTACCTAATGCTTCATATCCACCTTTACCGATATACTCATTTATATCTTCAGGGTTAATATAACCACAGTTTCTTAAAGCAATCCTTTGTTGCTTTTTATAGAAATCAATTTCTTTATAGCTGGGGATTTTTTGTTCCCCTTGTGGTGGTGTATAAAGGAGATCCTTTACAATTCTTCCCTTTAACAGATGTTCTTCCACAATTTTGGCAGTATCTTCTGGTGTTACTCTACAGTAAAAAGTTCCTTCAGGATAAACTATCACAATTGGTCCCATTTCACAGAAACCGTGACAACCTGTTTTAATTATTTTAAATTCCTTTTCTATCTTATGTTTTTCCATATTTTCCGTTAATGCTTCCACAACTTTAACACAACCTGACGATACACAACCGGTACCGGAACATACTAATATGTGTCCACGTTGGATCATTTAAATACCCCCTTTACTGTTTTTCGATTTTACCTACTACTGCTTCTTTTAAGATATTACCATTGGCCAGGTGTTCTACAACGATTTTCTTAGCTAAATCTTTAGTAACCCGCCCATAGGTAATTCTATCTTGACCAGGAATTACAACATCAACTAATGGTTCCTTTTCACACATTCCTATACAACCTGTTTGAGTAATATTAACTTTTAAATTTCTCTTATTAATTTCTTCTAAAATTGTTAACATTACATCTCTAGCACCGGCAGCTATGCCACATGTTCCCATACCAACGATTACTGTAGGGCGATCACTTTCTCTAGCTGTAGATAGCTTAGATTGTTCTTCCCTAAGTTTACGGAGATCTTCTAAACTTTTAATTTTACTCACTTTAGTTCCTCCTTTATATGATGGTAGATATTTTCTTGAAGATATTCTTTTAACCAATTAACTACCCAAGGATCAGAAAAATTTCCATCTCCAATATTTTCTTTTATTTCTTTAGAGTTAATCACAAAGGCATTAACGTTAGTGTTTAGGTCTGAGATAAGAGAGAGGATGATTTCACATTGGGGATTTAAGATTATTAAAGCTAAATAGGTGTCTTCCAGCTTCCCAACCGGTGGTCTATCCCAATGACTTATTTTAAAGGCAAAATCTAAAGTAGTGCCTTGTCCCTTTTTAGAGCTGATTTTAAAATAGCCATCAGATTGCTCACAAAGCATTTTTGTTAAAGATAACCCTAACCCAACACTTCTAGTTTTTCTAGTTGTATAGAAAGGGCTAGTGCATTTTTCTACTGTCTCTTCATCCATCCCATGACCATCATCTTTAATCATGACTTTTAATAAATCATTTAGATAGCTAATTTCTATGTAAATTTCTATTTTCTTTGCATTGGCTCCTAGAGAATTTTGTGCTAGATCTAAAATGATTTGAGATAAATCTTCCATTTTACTCTCTGTACTTATCTAATATCGCAGGAATATCATCTGGTGTTAGCCTTCCATGGGTATCATCATTAATCATGATTACTGGAGCAAGACCACAGGCACCAATACAAGCAACCCCTTCTAGAGTAAATAATAGGTCTTCAGTAGTTCCATTTTTCTCTACATTTAGTTCTTTTTGGATTCTTTCAAAGATCTTTTGTCCACCTCTAACATGGCAAGCAGTACCTAAACATACCCTTATAATATTTTTACCCCTTGGTTTTAAGTGGAATTGAGCGTAAAAAGTTGCTACACCGTATACTTGACTTAATGGTAAACCTAATCCATCTGCAATAGCCTCCATAACTTCTTCTGGTAAATAACCAAAAATATTTTGGGCTTTTTGTAAAACAGGGATTAAAGCACCTTTTTTCCCTTTGTACCCATCGATTAATTCTTCTAATTTAATCCATTTTTCATCTTTTTGATTTCCACCACAACAACAGTTAGTTTGTTGCATAATCTCAACTCCTTTCTCTTTACTGAAAATACCTTCTACCATCTTTATTTTGTAAAGCCAGCAGAAGTTCTTTTAAAGAAAATCCTTTTACAATCAAGTTAAGTGGTTCAAACTCTAGTTCTTCTAAACGGTGAGCATCACATCCTTTAAATAAATTTTTGTTTATTAAAGAATATTTATCTTTCAAAACTGTGATATCACAGTTTTTTGAAACCTCAAATATAGAAAACAACGGTTCTTCAGGGATAAAACCTAAGGTTTTTAAAAGACCGTTTTTAGCCCTATCTATATGGGCAGGGATGCAAACACCATCCCTTTCCTCTACAACCTTTGCTAGTTCTGCAATTCCTAAAGAACTCCTCTGTAGTAGCAGTTTATCTTCAAAACCTAAAATATTTTCCTTTTCATCTACTAATACTTGATAACCAAAGAGCTCAGGGTCATTTGGTATCGGAAGAAGGGTTTCATAAATTAGTGAACCTAATTCTTCCGCTTTTTCTAGGTCATTAAAATAACATAATACATGAACCTCTTCTTTGGTTTCTACTTCTATTCCTGGTAAAAAATATAAATTATTGGTTTGACAAAGGGTTGAAAATGCTTTTAAATTTTTAGTACTATTATGGTCAGTTATACCTATAAAATCTAATCCCAGTTCCTTTGCCCTTTGGATTATCAGTTTAGGTCCCATTTCTAAGGAAGCACAAGGGGAAAGTACAGAATGGATATGTAATTGACCTTTAAGCTTTAACATTTTTACCCCTGATCCCTAAGCTGTAAAGTTTACCTACAACTTCAAAGGCTGTTTCATTAGTTGTAAAGAGGTTAAGACCTTTCTCTAAAGCTGCCCTTTGGGCACCCTCTTCTACTTCTCCCACTACAACTACTGCAGCCAGTTCTGCTAATAGGGCAACGGCAACTATATTTACATGGCCTTGATGGGTTATCCAGATAGAATTTTTTTCACTATTTCCAATTACTAAACTTAAAAGGTCGGTACACAGACCTGTCTGTACTTCTAATTCTAAATCTTTTATGTTAATTGGTTTTAAATTTAATTTTTCAACTACCCCTTTAAGAATCACTACTATCCCCCCTTTTCTTTTGCAAGCATGCTAATCCACTTATTTTCCCTTGAATAAAATCCTCGACATGGGCATGACAAGTAGGTGCTCCACAAAGACCGCAATCGAAACCAGGTAAGGATTTTAAAAGACTCTGAATTTTGTTGGCTTTGGCAATAGCAGAAGAAATATCTTCATCATATTTCATAATTTGTCTTGGCTTCATTGACATTTGCCAATTAAAATATTCTGGTGGAAATTCTTTTAGTTTTTCTATTGATAAATCTCCACCTATAGATTCCGCCAGCTTTCTTACCCTTACCCTAGCGATAAAGGGGTTTTCCACTAACATAGGCCCCCCTACACATCCCCCTACACAGGCCCAACACTCTATATATTCTACATCTGTAAGTTTACCGATTTCTATTTCATTTAATACCTTATTTACTTGTTCTATGCCATCTATTACCACATTATCAGAACATTTTATTGCTAAACTTTCTCCACCTGCCCTAGCCCATCCATATCCCAAACCTGTAGCTTTTAGTTCTAAAGCTTTAGTTTTATCACTTGAAATGTATTTTAATATATTGCCATATAAATCAACTATTGATAATACTTCATTTACATTGGATTTTTCCCTGGCAACAGGTTGTTTCACTGC from the Anaerobranca californiensis DSM 14826 genome contains:
- the nuoF gene encoding NADH-quinone oxidoreductase subunit NuoF; translated protein: MIQRGHILVCSGTGCVSSGCVKVVEALTENMEKHKIEKEFKIIKTGCHGFCEMGPIVIVYPEGTFYCRVTPEDTAKIVEEHLLKGRIVKDLLYTPPQGEQKIPSYKEIDFYKKQQRIALRNCGYINPEDINEYIGKGGYEALGKVLTQMTPQEVIEEMKKSGLRGRGGGGFPTGLKWEFASKSQSDKKYVICNADEGDPGAFMDRSILEGDPHSLIEGMIIAGYAIGADEGYVYVRAEYPLAIKRLKTAIKQAEEYGLLGEDILGTGFNFTLHIKEGAGAFVCGEETALMASIEGKRGMPRPRPPFPAVKGLWDKPSNINNVETFANVPVIYEKGADWFASLGTEKSKGTKVFALTGKINNTGLAEVPMGITIREIIYDIGGGITNNRKFKAVQIGGPSGGCIPEELLDLPIDYDSLLDAGAMMGSGGLVVMDDTTCMVDLAKFFLNFTQAESCGKCTPCREGTKRMLEILERITEGNGREGDIELLEEIGETVKLTSLCGLGQTAPNPILSTIKYFRSEYEAHINEKRCPAGLCAALTTYKIDPEKCIGCTACVRVCPVNAIKGEVKKLHEINPEVCIKCGACVEKCKFNAIFKG
- a CDS encoding (2Fe-2S) ferredoxin domain-containing protein encodes the protein MSKIKSLEDLRKLREEQSKLSTARESDRPTVIVGMGTCGIAAGARDVMLTILEEINKRNLKVNITQTGCIGMCEKEPLVDVVIPGQDRITYGRVTKDLAKKIVVEHLANGNILKEAVVGKIEKQ
- a CDS encoding ATP-binding protein — encoded protein: MEDLSQIILDLAQNSLGANAKKIEIYIEISYLNDLLKVMIKDDGHGMDEETVEKCTSPFYTTRKTRSVGLGLSLTKMLCEQSDGYFKISSKKGQGTTLDFAFKISHWDRPPVGKLEDTYLALIILNPQCEIILSLISDLNTNVNAFVINSKEIKENIGDGNFSDPWVVNWLKEYLQENIYHHIKEELK
- the nuoE gene encoding NADH-quinone oxidoreductase subunit NuoE, which codes for MQQTNCCCGGNQKDEKWIKLEELIDGYKGKKGALIPVLQKAQNIFGYLPEEVMEAIADGLGLPLSQVYGVATFYAQFHLKPRGKNIIRVCLGTACHVRGGQKIFERIQKELNVEKNGTTEDLLFTLEGVACIGACGLAPVIMINDDTHGRLTPDDIPAILDKYRE
- a CDS encoding PHP domain-containing protein, yielding MLKLKGQLHIHSVLSPCASLEMGPKLIIQRAKELGLDFIGITDHNSTKNLKAFSTLCQTNNLYFLPGIEVETKEEVHVLCYFNDLEKAEELGSLIYETLLPIPNDPELFGYQVLVDEKENILGFEDKLLLQRSSLGIAELAKVVEERDGVCIPAHIDRAKNGLLKTLGFIPEEPLFSIFEVSKNCDITVLKDKYSLINKNLFKGCDAHRLEELEFEPLNLIVKGFSLKELLLALQNKDGRRYFQ
- a CDS encoding [Fe-Fe] hydrogenase large subunit C-terminal domain-containing protein, with the translated sequence MEYFHSVRLRDTLCNGCTRCVKVCPTEAIRVKEKAEIIDIRCIDCGECIRICPQHAKTGKVDSLKDLEKYKYNIALPDPAIFGQFSKNIQPQKILGAFIAMGFDSVFDVAIACDYVSLAIRNVLKSHSGTPYISASCPAVIRLVQALHPDLIPHLIPIESPLEIAGGLALEEGLKKGYKQEEIGIFYISPCPAKVTAVKQPVAREKSNVNEVLSIVDLYGNILKYISSDKTKALELKATGLGYGWARAGGESLAIKCSDNVVIDGIEQVNKVLNEIEIGKLTDVEYIECWACVGGCVGGPMLVENPFIARVRVRKLAESIGGDLSIEKLKEFPPEYFNWQMSMKPRQIMKYDEDISSAIAKANKIQSLLKSLPGFDCGLCGAPTCHAHVEDFIQGKISGLACLQKKRGDSSDS